One window from the genome of Lutra lutra chromosome X, mLutLut1.2, whole genome shotgun sequence encodes:
- the CD40LG gene encoding CD40 ligand isoform X2, with protein MTLVEDERNLYEDFVFMKTLQKCNKGEGSLSLLNCEEIKSRFEAFLKDIMLNKEAKQEKSVAMQKGDQDPRIAAHVISEASSNTASVLQWAPKGYYTLSSNLVTLENGKQLAVKRQGLYYIYAQVTFCSNRDTSSQAPFVASLCLNSPSGSERVLLRAANTRSSSKPCGQQSVHLGGVFELHPGASVFVNVTDPSQVSHGTGFTSFGLLKL; from the exons GTAGAAGATGAAAGGAATCTTTACGAAGATTTTGTATTCATGAAAACGTTACAGAAATGCAACAAAGGAGAGGGGTCCTTGTCCTTACTGAACTGTGAGGAAATTAAAAGCCGGTTTGAAGCCTTTCTCAAG GACATAATGCTAAACAAAGAAGCGAAGCAAGAAAAAAGCGTTGCGATGCAAAAAG GTGATCAAGATCCTCGAATTGCAGCCCACGTCATAAGTGAGGCCAGTAGTAACACAGCGTCTG TTCTGCAGTGGGCCCCGAAAGGATACTACACCCTAAGCAGCAACCTGGTAACCCTCGAAAACGGGAAACAGCTGGCCGTGAAAAGACAAGGACTCTATTACATCTACGCCCAAGTCACCTTCTGCTCCAATCGGGACACTTCGAGTCAAGCTCCGTTTGTAGCCAGCCTCTGCCTGAATTCCCCGAGCGGATCGGAGCGGGTCTTGCTCAGGGCTGCAAACACCCGCAGCTCCTCCAAGCCTTGTGGGCAGCAGTCCGTCCACTTGGGGGGCGTATTTGAATTACATCCCGGTGCTTCAGTGTTCGTCAACGTGACTGATCCAAGCCAAGTGAGCCACGGGACGGGCTTCACGTCTTTTGGCTTACTCAAACTCTGA
- the CD40LG gene encoding CD40 ligand isoform X1 codes for MIETYSQTAPRSVATGPPVSMKIFMYLLTGFLITQMIGSALFAVYLHRRLDKVEDERNLYEDFVFMKTLQKCNKGEGSLSLLNCEEIKSRFEAFLKDIMLNKEAKQEKSVAMQKGDQDPRIAAHVISEASSNTASVLQWAPKGYYTLSSNLVTLENGKQLAVKRQGLYYIYAQVTFCSNRDTSSQAPFVASLCLNSPSGSERVLLRAANTRSSSKPCGQQSVHLGGVFELHPGASVFVNVTDPSQVSHGTGFTSFGLLKL; via the exons ATGATCGAAACATATAGCCAAACTGCTCCCCGATCTGTGGCCACCGGACCACCCGTCAGTatgaaaatttttatgtatttacttactgGTTTTCTCATCACCCAGATGATTGGGTCAGCACTTTTTGCTGTGTATCTTCACAGAAGATTGGACAAG GTAGAAGATGAAAGGAATCTTTACGAAGATTTTGTATTCATGAAAACGTTACAGAAATGCAACAAAGGAGAGGGGTCCTTGTCCTTACTGAACTGTGAGGAAATTAAAAGCCGGTTTGAAGCCTTTCTCAAG GACATAATGCTAAACAAAGAAGCGAAGCAAGAAAAAAGCGTTGCGATGCAAAAAG GTGATCAAGATCCTCGAATTGCAGCCCACGTCATAAGTGAGGCCAGTAGTAACACAGCGTCTG TTCTGCAGTGGGCCCCGAAAGGATACTACACCCTAAGCAGCAACCTGGTAACCCTCGAAAACGGGAAACAGCTGGCCGTGAAAAGACAAGGACTCTATTACATCTACGCCCAAGTCACCTTCTGCTCCAATCGGGACACTTCGAGTCAAGCTCCGTTTGTAGCCAGCCTCTGCCTGAATTCCCCGAGCGGATCGGAGCGGGTCTTGCTCAGGGCTGCAAACACCCGCAGCTCCTCCAAGCCTTGTGGGCAGCAGTCCGTCCACTTGGGGGGCGTATTTGAATTACATCCCGGTGCTTCAGTGTTCGTCAACGTGACTGATCCAAGCCAAGTGAGCCACGGGACGGGCTTCACGTCTTTTGGCTTACTCAAACTCTGA